A single Chryseobacterium sp. DNA region contains:
- a CDS encoding cation:dicarboxylase symporter family transporter has product MKGQNKLFIAIVIALILGVGIGGIVHVKYPESAEPFSKNIKLLGTVFIRLVQMIIAPLVFTTLVVGIAKMSDIKMIGRVGTKAMLWFISASLISLFIGLMLVNWLEPGHVTKLPVQDVASADELLKSSKSFSMEDFVKHMIPKSLFEAFATNEVLQIVVFAIMFGVALANLGEDYSKPVVKLFDIIAHGILKMVGYIMWFAPLGVLGAIAAVVATNGFEIFKVYAIYLRDFFFALGVLWLVLLLVGYFILGNRLFDLLKRIKEPLLIAFSTTSSEAVFPKLVEELEKFGCNSRVVSFILPLGYSFNLDGSMMYMTFASIFIAQIYGIEMTLGQQITMLLVLMLTSKGIAGVPRASLVIIVATCSMFGIPPEGIALILPIDHFCDMGRSMTNVLGNTLATSAVSKWEGELTEPLDKI; this is encoded by the coding sequence ATGAAAGGACAAAATAAACTTTTTATAGCAATTGTCATTGCTCTTATCCTGGGAGTAGGAATCGGAGGTATTGTACACGTGAAATATCCGGAAAGTGCAGAACCTTTTTCCAAGAATATAAAATTACTGGGAACTGTTTTTATCAGGCTGGTACAGATGATTATTGCACCATTGGTATTTACCACACTGGTGGTAGGAATTGCCAAAATGAGTGACATCAAAATGATCGGAAGAGTAGGAACAAAAGCAATGCTTTGGTTTATTTCTGCTTCTTTGATCTCCCTTTTCATAGGATTGATGCTGGTGAACTGGCTGGAGCCGGGGCATGTCACAAAATTACCGGTACAGGATGTGGCTTCTGCTGATGAGCTTCTTAAAAGCAGTAAAAGTTTCTCTATGGAAGACTTCGTAAAGCACATGATTCCTAAAAGTTTATTTGAAGCTTTTGCTACCAATGAAGTGTTGCAGATTGTGGTGTTTGCCATTATGTTTGGGGTTGCTTTGGCAAATTTGGGGGAAGATTATTCTAAACCTGTTGTGAAGCTTTTTGATATCATTGCTCATGGGATCCTTAAAATGGTAGGATATATCATGTGGTTTGCCCCGCTGGGAGTATTGGGAGCTATTGCAGCTGTGGTTGCCACCAATGGTTTTGAAATATTTAAAGTGTATGCCATCTATTTGAGGGATTTCTTCTTTGCGCTTGGCGTACTTTGGTTGGTCCTTTTATTGGTAGGTTATTTTATCTTAGGAAACCGTTTGTTTGATTTATTGAAGAGAATTAAAGAACCTTTACTGATTGCCTTTTCTACAACAAGTTCAGAAGCGGTATTCCCAAAACTGGTAGAAGAGCTTGAAAAATTCGGATGTAACAGCAGAGTGGTATCTTTTATTCTGCCTTTAGGATATTCTTTTAATCTGGATGGAAGTATGATGTATATGACGTTTGCCTCTATCTTCATTGCCCAGATCTATGGTATTGAAATGACATTAGGACAGCAGATCACCATGCTTTTAGTATTAATGCTTACTTCAAAAGGAATCGCCGGAGTGCCAAGAGCTTCCCTGGTCATTATTGTGGCTACCTGTTCAATGTTTGGGATTCCACCGGAAGGGATTGCCTTAATCCTGCCAATTGACCATTTCTGTGATATGGGAAGAAGTATGACCAATGTATTAGGAAATACACTGGCAACTTCAGCAGTATCGAAATGGGAAGGGGAATTAACCGAACCTTTAGACAAAATTTAA
- a CDS encoding BON domain-containing protein, with the protein MKKTIAMAALAVAVSFGAVSCKKKVSDADLQTQATTVVTSNPNASVEVKEGVAHLSGTFADQQSKDAMIAKLKAISGVKDVMDMSTIAAPAPAPVETTSAVDPAVQKKVQDAVKDFPSVKVEVVNGQLTLTGNVSSLQARKIKESVDALKIGKYNNNLIVK; encoded by the coding sequence ATGAAAAAAACTATCGCAATGGCTGCATTAGCTGTAGCAGTATCTTTCGGAGCAGTTTCTTGTAAAAAGAAAGTTTCTGATGCCGATCTTCAGACTCAGGCTACAACTGTAGTAACTTCTAATCCCAATGCTTCTGTTGAAGTAAAAGAAGGTGTAGCACACTTGAGCGGAACTTTTGCCGACCAACAGTCTAAGGATGCAATGATTGCAAAACTGAAAGCAATCAGTGGAGTAAAAGACGTAATGGATATGTCTACTATCGCAGCACCTGCGCCTGCACCGGTTGAAACTACATCTGCTGTAGATCCTGCTGTTCAGAAAAAAGTTCAAGACGCTGTAAAAGATTTCCCATCTGTAAAGGTAGAAGTTGTAAACGGACAGCTTACCCTTACAGGAAATGTTTCAAGCCTACAGGCAAGAAAGATCAAAGAATCTGTAGATGCTTTGAAAATCGGAAAGTATAACAATAATTTAATTGTAAAATAA
- a CDS encoding SH3 domain-containing protein, which produces MGELQDKYSSVVSAAQSAGISNLQVQEQDGILYVSGNASSTAAKDAVWNALGAIDSTYSASDINIDVQVAGLSSGASLTVATDESNLNIRQEPSTEAAVVGKAAKGSSVTLIEQTSDDWWKVKTADGQEGYAYSRYLRA; this is translated from the coding sequence ATGGGCGAATTACAAGATAAATACTCAAGTGTAGTTTCGGCAGCTCAGTCTGCAGGGATTTCAAACCTTCAGGTTCAGGAGCAGGACGGGATTTTATACGTTTCCGGAAATGCTTCCAGCACCGCTGCAAAAGATGCAGTATGGAATGCTTTAGGTGCTATTGATTCTACCTATTCCGCTTCAGACATCAATATCGATGTACAGGTAGCGGGACTTTCTTCAGGAGCTTCTTTAACAGTAGCTACAGATGAATCTAACCTCAACATCAGACAAGAGCCTTCTACGGAAGCAGCTGTTGTAGGAAAAGCAGCAAAAGGTTCTTCAGTGACTTTAATTGAGCAGACTTCTGACGACTGGTGGAAAGTAAAAACAGCTGACGGCCAGGAAGGATATGCATATTCAAGATATCTGAGAGCATAA
- a CDS encoding outer membrane beta-barrel protein yields MKNLLLLLILVCNILIAHAQKLHIDGKVYDLGKKPLENATIYLLKAKDSSIVNYTATNKEGKFSLKIDEVKEPSILTVDAEKMSYSKTFEKIDHSLSLGDIELEKKAVINIDEIHITVAPVKIKNDTIEFNASALKVRPDSKIEELLKQIPGVEIGNDGKITANGKEVDQIMVNGKPFFDKDGKIALQNLPADIIKNIQFTTTKSKEEELSGKSPKSQNTTINFNIDERKNKGFLSRITAGYGSDKRYEGSGLVSYFKGNTKISLLASSNNINSRSVSADDVFDNMGHSRNSGMQNTGSGVQKTTTFGLNYSDKLGNDTDLDNLSLKYSNSDMETRSKVSRTTLLPDYTLKTNSENKGENESREYSFDSSARIKLDSLTNIYISPSFSRSKNFSSGRSASSTLKDEKLLNESASFSNTRGESNTFTPNIYFSKNLRKKGRLISAMINSTISESKSDLIHQSQNSFYQNSGVTTDNRDQLQRNRSQGNNYNFRAGYTEPISDSASVSFEIQYNSKLSRDLRDFSDFDPATGQYSKYNSLLSNSMDQRVNQFSPELSFFLNKKKFNTWSTFNIDISDMKVNSVFKGQQYQLQKNFVLPRYSVNFQYVFSERNRLTLSNSSSFNIPGAEQLIPYKDESDPLVTYTGNPDLKNTWVTSTNASFSSFNIIKNFNYYINAGFTYRNNDVINYTQYDSSGKQIVTYDNISGNKNINLSTGLSKTFKWKDNKLTVSPRFSMNYTYNNGFINGQPFKSNSYNFNPGLNLNYEIRDKITIKPSYRIGYNFSKYSNYSIDQVNTSNQSLKLELTNYLFQSRLVFGNDFEYNTSSNIAPGFKKDFYFWNTSLGYSFFKKQLTAKVKIYDVFNQNQSVRRTITDSYFEDREDLILKRYIMFSLSMKLNKFSGKKNE; encoded by the coding sequence ATGAAGAACCTCTTACTGTTATTGATTTTGGTATGCAATATCCTGATTGCACATGCTCAGAAACTGCATATTGACGGAAAAGTCTATGATTTGGGAAAGAAACCTTTAGAAAATGCGACCATCTACCTGCTGAAAGCAAAAGATTCATCGATCGTTAATTATACCGCTACCAATAAGGAAGGTAAATTTTCATTGAAAATTGATGAGGTGAAAGAGCCTTCTATTCTGACGGTCGATGCTGAAAAGATGTCCTATTCAAAAACATTTGAAAAGATTGATCATTCTTTATCCCTGGGTGATATAGAGCTTGAGAAAAAAGCAGTAATCAATATTGACGAGATACACATCACAGTGGCTCCGGTAAAAATAAAAAATGACACCATAGAATTCAATGCATCTGCACTCAAGGTGCGCCCTGACAGTAAAATTGAAGAACTTCTGAAACAAATTCCCGGGGTGGAAATCGGCAATGACGGGAAAATTACAGCCAACGGAAAAGAAGTGGATCAGATCATGGTCAACGGGAAACCTTTTTTTGATAAAGACGGTAAAATTGCCTTACAGAATCTCCCGGCAGACATCATTAAAAACATACAGTTTACAACCACCAAAAGCAAAGAAGAAGAACTTAGCGGAAAGTCCCCGAAATCACAAAACACCACCATTAATTTTAATATTGATGAAAGGAAAAACAAGGGATTTCTTTCAAGGATTACGGCAGGTTATGGCTCTGATAAACGGTATGAGGGAAGCGGACTCGTCAGTTATTTTAAAGGAAATACAAAGATCAGTCTTTTGGCCTCTTCGAATAATATCAATTCGAGAAGTGTTTCCGCGGATGATGTTTTTGATAATATGGGACACAGCAGAAATTCCGGGATGCAGAATACTGGCAGCGGAGTTCAAAAAACGACCACTTTTGGTCTTAATTACAGCGACAAGTTAGGAAATGATACCGATCTTGATAACCTCAGCTTAAAATATTCCAATTCTGATATGGAAACCCGATCCAAAGTTTCCAGAACCACCCTTCTTCCGGATTATACGCTCAAAACAAATTCTGAAAATAAGGGTGAAAATGAATCCAGAGAGTATAGCTTTGACAGCTCAGCAAGAATAAAACTGGACTCGCTGACCAATATCTATATCTCCCCTTCTTTTTCAAGATCAAAAAATTTCAGTTCCGGCAGGTCAGCATCCTCAACGTTAAAAGATGAGAAGCTTCTTAATGAAAGTGCTTCTTTCAGTAACACCCGTGGAGAAAGCAATACGTTTACTCCCAATATTTACTTTTCTAAGAACTTAAGAAAAAAAGGCCGTTTGATCTCTGCTATGATCAACAGTACCATTTCAGAGTCTAAAAGCGATCTTATCCACCAGTCTCAGAACTCCTTCTATCAGAATTCCGGGGTGACGACAGACAACCGCGATCAGCTACAAAGGAATCGGAGCCAAGGCAATAATTATAATTTCAGAGCCGGATATACAGAACCTATTTCGGATTCTGCATCTGTAAGTTTTGAGATACAGTATAATTCTAAATTATCCCGGGATTTGAGAGATTTTAGCGACTTTGATCCTGCTACAGGCCAGTATTCAAAGTATAACAGTCTTCTTTCCAACAGCATGGATCAAAGGGTCAATCAGTTTTCACCTGAACTCTCTTTTTTCCTCAACAAAAAAAAGTTTAATACCTGGAGTACTTTCAATATTGACATTTCAGATATGAAGGTAAATTCCGTTTTTAAAGGGCAGCAGTATCAGCTGCAAAAAAACTTTGTCCTTCCGAGATATTCCGTCAATTTTCAGTATGTTTTTTCGGAACGCAACAGATTAACCTTATCCAATTCATCCAGCTTCAATATTCCCGGCGCAGAACAGTTAATTCCCTATAAAGATGAGTCCGATCCGCTGGTCACCTATACCGGAAATCCTGATCTTAAAAATACCTGGGTCACCAGCACTAATGCTTCTTTTAGCAGTTTCAATATTATAAAAAATTTCAACTACTATATCAATGCAGGCTTTACCTACAGGAATAATGATGTCATCAATTATACCCAGTATGACAGTTCCGGAAAACAGATTGTTACTTATGACAACATAAGTGGAAATAAAAATATCAATCTAAGTACAGGTTTAAGCAAAACGTTTAAATGGAAGGATAACAAACTGACGGTCAGCCCAAGATTCAGCATGAATTATACGTACAATAACGGTTTTATCAATGGACAGCCCTTCAAAAGCAATTCATATAATTTCAACCCCGGTTTAAATCTGAACTATGAGATCAGGGATAAAATCACCATAAAGCCTTCCTACAGAATCGGATATAATTTTTCAAAGTACTCCAATTACAGTATTGACCAGGTTAATACTTCCAATCAGTCTTTAAAACTGGAACTTACGAATTATCTGTTCCAAAGCAGGCTCGTTTTTGGAAATGATTTCGAATATAATACCAGCTCCAATATTGCACCGGGATTTAAAAAAGATTTCTATTTCTGGAATACCAGCTTGGGATATTCATTCTTTAAAAAACAATTAACCGCGAAGGTGAAGATCTATGATGTGTTCAATCAAAATCAAAGTGTAAGAAGAACCATCACAGATTCTTATTTTGAAGATCGTGAAGACCTGATCCTAAAACGGTATATCATGTTTTCATTAAGCATGAAACTGAATAAATTTTCCGGTAAAAAAAATGAATAA
- a CDS encoding CocE/NonD family hydrolase, protein MKIHISVVLILFFLLGKAQKAEQKDNFVKDNFTKKEFYIPMRDGTKLFTAVYIPKDISNKNKYPFLIQRTCYNIAPYGENEYKTKLGPNIYLMKDKYIFVYQDVRGRYMSEGTFTNMTPQVEHKTKKDVDESTDTYDTIEWLLKNVKDNNGKVGQFGTSYPGFYTAVGTLAQHPALVASSPQAPISDFWNDDFLHNGRFMLGYFRTLPVFGVQKTQPEKQAWYMDSFIKQTSEDGLKFYRELGTLKEAYEKYYKNNFFMTEIMNHTNYDEFWQKRSLLPHLKNISHAVMTVGGWFDAEDLSGPLNIYKTIEKTSPKAKNTIVMGPFSHGGWSQEQGKHFHSETYFGDSIATYYQKNVEAKFFTHYLKGNTKEDSGLPEALMYDTGAKQWREFASYPPKNAQKVNFYLSDKTLKKTSGQGYSEYYSDPENPVLSSDHLKDFNGFTPRNYMSEDQRFAEGRPDVLTFTTDVLTEDITFAGEIMAKLMIASSSTDADFAVKLIDVYPEDFKPAEKKDGVVYGNYHQMVRSEIMPARFRNSREKGEALVPNQKTAVNFRLQDVVHTFKKGHKIQIQVSSTWFPLFAINPQKFLDNPNFATKEDYTKAFIKVYDDSSIEAEILK, encoded by the coding sequence ATGAAAATCCATATTTCAGTTGTATTAATTCTTTTCTTTCTTCTTGGGAAGGCGCAAAAAGCGGAACAGAAAGACAATTTTGTTAAAGATAATTTCACCAAGAAAGAATTTTATATTCCGATGCGTGATGGGACAAAATTATTCACGGCAGTCTATATTCCGAAAGATATTTCAAATAAAAACAAATATCCCTTCCTGATACAGAGAACCTGCTACAATATTGCTCCTTACGGTGAGAATGAGTATAAAACAAAGCTGGGTCCGAACATCTATCTGATGAAAGACAAGTATATTTTTGTTTACCAGGACGTACGGGGAAGATACATGAGTGAAGGCACTTTTACCAATATGACTCCGCAGGTGGAACATAAAACAAAAAAAGATGTGGATGAAAGTACGGATACCTATGATACCATCGAATGGCTCTTGAAAAATGTTAAGGATAACAATGGTAAAGTAGGCCAGTTCGGAACTTCATACCCTGGATTTTATACTGCTGTAGGAACACTGGCCCAGCATCCGGCTTTAGTGGCTTCATCTCCGCAGGCCCCTATTTCTGATTTCTGGAATGATGATTTTCTTCACAACGGAAGGTTTATGCTGGGATATTTCAGAACACTTCCTGTTTTTGGAGTTCAAAAAACACAGCCTGAAAAACAGGCATGGTATATGGATTCTTTCATTAAACAAACTTCTGAAGACGGTTTAAAATTCTACAGGGAGCTTGGCACCCTGAAAGAGGCTTATGAAAAATATTACAAAAACAACTTCTTCATGACAGAAATTATGAATCATACCAACTATGATGAATTCTGGCAAAAAAGAAGTCTTCTTCCTCATCTGAAAAATATCAGCCATGCAGTGATGACCGTAGGAGGATGGTTTGATGCAGAAGACCTTTCCGGCCCTTTAAATATTTACAAAACGATTGAAAAGACAAGCCCGAAGGCTAAAAATACAATTGTCATGGGACCTTTCTCTCATGGTGGATGGTCTCAGGAACAAGGGAAACATTTTCACAGTGAAACTTATTTTGGAGACAGTATCGCAACATACTATCAGAAAAATGTGGAAGCAAAATTCTTTACTCATTATCTGAAAGGAAATACAAAAGAAGATTCAGGACTTCCTGAAGCATTAATGTATGATACGGGAGCCAAACAATGGAGGGAGTTTGCCTCCTATCCTCCTAAAAATGCTCAGAAAGTGAATTTCTATTTATCCGATAAAACCCTAAAAAAGACTTCAGGACAAGGCTATTCCGAATATTACAGCGATCCCGAAAACCCTGTTTTAAGTTCTGATCATTTAAAGGACTTCAATGGGTTCACTCCCAGAAACTATATGTCGGAAGACCAAAGATTTGCCGAAGGAAGACCTGATGTACTGACATTCACAACAGATGTACTGACAGAAGATATTACTTTTGCCGGAGAGATTATGGCTAAACTTATGATTGCCTCTTCCTCCACTGATGCTGATTTTGCTGTAAAACTGATCGATGTATATCCTGAAGATTTCAAACCTGCTGAGAAGAAAGACGGTGTTGTCTATGGAAATTATCATCAGATGGTAAGAAGTGAAATTATGCCTGCTAGATTCAGAAACTCCAGAGAAAAGGGTGAGGCTTTAGTTCCTAACCAGAAAACAGCAGTCAATTTCAGGCTTCAGGATGTAGTTCACACCTTCAAAAAAGGACATAAAATCCAAATACAGGTCAGCAGTACCTGGTTCCCGCTTTTTGCCATCAATCCGCAAAAATTTTTAGATAATCCTAATTTTGCCACAAAGGAAGACTATACAAAAGCATTCATTAAAGTATATGATGACAGCTCTATTGAAGCTGAAATCCTGAAATAA
- a CDS encoding alpha-ketoglutarate-dependent dioxygenase AlkB, translating to MNLFEEISDYPINILPHDGVVHYYGKVFSKEKADWYYQYLFHQIPWEHDEAMIFGKLIVTKRKVAWFGEKPFEYTYSKRTKYAKSWTPGLLELKRKCEEVSGETYNSCLLNLYHDGSEGMAYHSDGETDLKKHGAIASLSFGAERKFLFKHKKTKGKVEIFLENGSLLVMKGTTQDHWLHRLPPTTKVKAPRVNLTFRTIEE from the coding sequence CTGAACTTATTCGAAGAAATATCAGATTATCCCATCAATATACTTCCGCACGATGGAGTTGTTCATTATTATGGAAAAGTTTTCTCCAAAGAAAAGGCGGATTGGTATTATCAATATCTATTCCATCAGATTCCCTGGGAACATGATGAAGCGATGATTTTTGGGAAGCTTATTGTAACCAAACGGAAAGTGGCCTGGTTTGGAGAAAAGCCCTTTGAGTATACCTATTCCAAACGAACAAAATATGCAAAATCCTGGACTCCCGGGTTACTTGAATTAAAAAGAAAATGTGAAGAAGTTTCAGGGGAGACCTATAATTCCTGCCTGCTGAATCTCTACCATGACGGAAGCGAGGGAATGGCTTATCACAGTGACGGTGAAACAGATCTGAAAAAGCATGGAGCTATTGCTTCTTTGTCTTTCGGAGCGGAAAGAAAGTTTTTATTTAAACATAAAAAGACAAAGGGGAAAGTAGAAATATTCCTGGAGAACGGAAGTCTGCTTGTTATGAAAGGAACGACTCAGGATCATTGGCTTCACAGGCTTCCTCCAACAACAAAGGTAAAAGCACCCAGAGTAAATCTTACGTTCAGAACGATTGAGGAGTAA
- a CDS encoding methylated-DNA--[protein]-cysteine S-methyltransferase, whose product MSTQSQIDYNRIAKAIEYIRSNFRLQPSLEEVAENIHLSPAHFQKIFTDWAGTSPKKFLQFISLEHAKNLLKEEKASLFDTAYETGLSSTSRLHDLFVKIEGMSPAEYKNGGKNLVIHYSFSESPFGNIAVASTEKGICYMAFENDKETALGELKHKFPNASFIEKQDALQKNALSIFDKDWSKLNTIKLHLKGTDFQLKVWESLLTIPMGKLSTYGSLAEKIGNPKASRAVGAAIGSNPVAFLIPCHRVIQSTGHLGGYRWGSVRKQMIMGWESSHIYS is encoded by the coding sequence ATGTCCACACAAAGTCAAATAGATTATAACAGAATTGCCAAAGCGATAGAGTATATCCGGAGCAATTTCAGGCTTCAGCCAAGTTTGGAGGAAGTGGCAGAGAATATTCACTTGAGCCCGGCCCATTTTCAAAAGATCTTTACGGATTGGGCAGGAACAAGTCCGAAAAAATTTTTACAGTTCATCAGTCTTGAACATGCTAAAAATCTATTGAAGGAAGAAAAGGCAAGCCTTTTTGATACGGCTTATGAAACAGGGCTTTCCAGTACAAGCAGACTTCATGATCTGTTTGTAAAAATTGAGGGAATGTCTCCTGCGGAATATAAAAACGGAGGAAAGAATCTTGTCATTCATTATAGTTTTTCTGAAAGCCCATTTGGAAATATAGCAGTAGCTTCTACGGAAAAAGGAATCTGTTATATGGCTTTTGAAAATGATAAAGAAACAGCATTAGGGGAGCTGAAACATAAGTTCCCCAATGCTTCTTTTATTGAGAAGCAGGATGCTCTTCAGAAGAATGCATTGTCTATATTCGATAAAGACTGGTCAAAACTCAATACGATCAAACTTCATTTAAAAGGGACCGATTTTCAGCTTAAAGTCTGGGAAAGTTTGCTGACGATTCCTATGGGTAAGCTGTCTACTTATGGGAGCCTGGCAGAGAAGATCGGAAATCCTAAGGCTTCAAGGGCTGTAGGAGCCGCCATTGGCAGTAATCCGGTAGCGTTTCTTATTCCATGTCACCGTGTCATCCAATCTACGGGGCATCTGGGTGGGTACCGATGGGGAAGTGTGAGAAAACAGATGATTATGGGCTGGGAGAGTTCGCATATCTATTCATAA
- the speB gene encoding agmatinase, with protein MRTYAGIPEENATLENSKVMLVTVPYDGTSTWGKGADKGPELFLNASENMELYDIETGTEPYLEGVYLAGEVSENSSPEAMTEAVYQKTKELLQNEGKVFTLFGGEHSVSIGSIRAVGEKFENLTVLQLDAHTDLRPEFHGSTSNHACAVFEANQKHNLVQVGIRSMDIEEAEYLPEGRVFFAHEIANNENWINDVLEKVSGNVYITIDLDAFDPSIAPSTGTPEPGGLQWYPTLELLRKVFEKCNVVAFDIVELMDSPMAKPTAFLAAKLYYKMLAYNNIYNNN; from the coding sequence ATGAGAACATACGCAGGAATTCCCGAAGAAAACGCAACGTTAGAGAATTCAAAAGTAATGTTGGTAACGGTTCCTTATGATGGAACTTCAACATGGGGTAAGGGAGCTGATAAAGGTCCTGAATTATTCTTAAACGCTTCTGAAAATATGGAGCTTTACGATATTGAAACAGGAACAGAACCCTATCTTGAAGGTGTATATTTAGCTGGAGAAGTTTCTGAAAACTCCAGTCCTGAAGCAATGACAGAAGCCGTATATCAAAAAACAAAGGAACTTTTACAGAATGAAGGGAAAGTATTTACGCTTTTCGGAGGAGAACATTCTGTTTCAATAGGTTCTATCCGTGCAGTAGGTGAGAAATTTGAAAATTTAACGGTTCTTCAGCTTGACGCTCATACAGATTTACGTCCTGAGTTCCACGGATCTACTTCTAATCATGCCTGTGCCGTTTTTGAAGCAAATCAGAAGCATAATTTAGTTCAGGTGGGAATTCGTTCTATGGATATTGAGGAGGCTGAATATCTGCCTGAAGGAAGAGTGTTCTTTGCTCACGAGATCGCAAACAACGAAAACTGGATCAATGATGTATTGGAAAAAGTATCAGGAAACGTTTATATTACGATTGACCTGGATGCTTTTGATCCTTCTATCGCTCCTTCTACAGGAACTCCTGAACCAGGCGGGTTACAATGGTATCCGACATTGGAATTATTAAGAAAAGTATTTGAAAAATGTAATGTAGTGGCATTTGATATTGTTGAACTGATGGATTCTCCAATGGCTAAGCCTACTGCTTTCTTGGCAGCTAAATTATATTACAAAATGCTTGCTTATAACAATATTTATAATAACAACTAA
- a CDS encoding HAD-IA family hydrolase, which translates to MSLKAVLFDMDGVIVDTEPLHRKAYFKTFDELEIAVSEDLYTSFTGASTKRVCETLIHEYNLNHTHEAIAGIKRSHFKDYFYNDDEFDLIPGVRPLIEHYHENGIKLILASSATMTTINMVFDKFGLEKYFSGKISGADLKESKPHPEVFLLAAEMAGEPVENCMVIEDSTNGILAAHRAEIFCAAYRSPHSKNQDYTLADTVISDYEDLELDKISKYF; encoded by the coding sequence ATGTCTTTAAAAGCTGTTCTTTTCGATATGGATGGAGTCATTGTAGATACAGAACCATTACATAGAAAAGCTTATTTCAAAACATTTGATGAATTGGAAATTGCAGTTTCCGAAGATCTGTACACCTCATTTACGGGAGCTTCCACCAAAAGAGTTTGTGAAACTCTGATTCATGAATATAATTTGAATCACACTCATGAAGCCATTGCCGGAATCAAAAGATCCCATTTCAAAGATTATTTCTATAACGATGACGAATTTGATTTGATCCCGGGAGTAAGACCACTGATCGAACATTATCATGAAAATGGTATAAAGCTGATCTTAGCTTCTTCTGCAACAATGACTACGATCAATATGGTTTTTGATAAATTCGGACTTGAGAAATATTTTAGCGGAAAAATAAGTGGTGCAGATTTAAAAGAATCAAAACCTCATCCTGAAGTATTCCTGTTAGCTGCTGAAATGGCTGGAGAACCAGTGGAAAACTGTATGGTTATCGAAGATTCCACCAATGGAATTCTGGCGGCACACCGGGCAGAGATTTTCTGTGCAGCCTACAGAAGCCCCCATTCTAAAAATCAGGATTATACATTAGCCGACACTGTAATTTCAGATTATGAGGATCTTGAACTTGATAAAATTTCAAAATATTTTTAA